In Lathyrus oleraceus cultivar Zhongwan6 chromosome 2, CAAS_Psat_ZW6_1.0, whole genome shotgun sequence, the DNA window GACAATTCTTCAAATACAGCCACAAGTCCCTGATACAAAatagaaattttttcaacatttaGAGAATAGAATAATTTGCAACAGAAAGATAGAGTTAAATACATACCTTCTGTTGATCAGAGATAAATACATATCTTCTATCCTGACCAATGTCCTCCATTAGTAGTTGTATAAACCATCTCCAACTCTCCTTTGTTTCATTTTCAACCACACCAAATGCCAAAGGGAAGTATTGATCATTAGCATCCCTGCCTACAGCAATAAGTAACTGTCCACCATACTTGGTCTTTAAGTGACATCCATCAACCCCCACAAATGGTCTGCATCCATGAATAAAGCCTTTCTTACAGccatcaaaacagaaataaaatgACCCAAACCTTGGTTGTATGGATGGACTAGGTCTTTCTACATTTATCTTCACAGTGTTGCCATGGTTTACCCTTCTTAGTTCTTCTGCATACCTCCATATGGAAGCATACTGATTGTCAGCATCACCTTCAATTATCTTCTTGGCAATTAGCTTAGCCCTCCATGCTTTTGCAACAGTAATACCCACAGAATATGTTTGCCTCATATCTTGGATGATGTCTCTTATCCTGACTGTATCAGAAGTTTGCATCCTCTTTACCACATGCTTGGCCACCCACTTTGAGCTAGCAGACTTGTTGTTCAAAACCCTAGCACATGTGTGCTTATGTACAAGTGTTTTTATAGCAAAAGTCTCCTTGTGGCCCACCTTAGAGCATAAGACTAAAAACCCACATTTATGCTTACACACCACCCTTACCCTATCTCCCTCATTTTTCACAAAAGAAATTTCCCTCCCATTAAGCACTGACCACTCACGGATAACTGCCCTAAAGTCATCAAGTGTGTTGAATTCCATACCCCACTTGAATATAAAGTCTTTGTTTAGATGCTCTTTCCTAAACCTAGCATACTTGGGCCTTTCTTCATCACAAGAATCATCTGGGTCAGAACTATTCAACTCATCACTATAGTATACATCATCTGAATCCATACTCTTATTGGGCTCCTCCATACTGTTATTGGGCTCCTCCCTAATACGCTTAGTAACATCTATTCCTTCAAAACCATCAAACTAAGCAGTAGCTCTTTCATCTTCACTGTCATCTAACCCCTCTACCTTCTCCTCATCTAACCCATCAATTCCATTATCAGGGGGGTggtcatcatcattcacacatttagGTTCCCTATCAGCAGGGTCCATGTTCCCAGTACTATGTTCAACATACAAATCTCCTTTCACATTCATTGCACTAAAGTATAGagcaaaatcatcaacaacatcatcatcttTCCTAATCAGAAAAAAACCATCTTGAATTTCTAAAACTTTTGTCCATACCCTAACACAATCAGCCTTATACCCTAACCTACTCAACAAATTCTCAATGTTATCCATGTTCCAATTTGAAACATGTATCCCATTAACTGTCGTATCCGTACCCCCTCTGTATATAATTTCTTCTTCAAAAACCCTGTAAAATTCACCCCCATGGTGGAGTGTAACACTAAAGTGTTGTGAATCCTGTCAATATATTATACCCACATGTCAAAGATTGTTGATTTCAAAATTTTACCCTACGACATTGATGAACTTCAAATTTTTACTAACCTCGGACTTTGGACACTTCACTGAGCTCGTCTTCACTGAGCTGGATCGCTTCTTCGTATTCGCTGAGGTTgtcttcatcttcgtcttcactgcGGTCGTCTTTCTCGTTTGCTTCGTTCCCTGCattcttcttcttcgtcttcgTCTTCCCCTGGAAATTTCGTCTTCGTCTTCCCTGCTATGTTCAGAACCCTAATTTTCTAAGGGGGTATTTGAAATTAAAAAGTGTAAAATGACACATAATCActttaacaaaattaaaaatatgccAGGTGTAGGACCTCTTATTAGATTCCATGCCACCTGGATATTAGGGGGTTCTATGAAGGAATCTACATAACATAAGGGGTGgtttacaaaaaatatttttacagGGGGGTAATCCTAAACTCGCTAACATTACAGGGGGGAAAAGTGTATTTAACCCAAAATATTATACCCAaacataagccaagttacaacctgAAAAGACCTTTAATGCGTGTGTTGTGATTTATGAGATGAACtatattagaacatgatcaagctaagtataattgattttgcatgttgattgagagataACCTTATCCATTGAGTGAGTCAAAGTGAGCCGAGAGACAAATTAAGTACTCGTCAATATTTGAGGATATTTTTCGAATTTGCAGGATGGAAGTTGGAAGCTAGGACGATGGTCAGGtaaaagaaaattttaatttGGTAATGTTCAATTGTTATTGTGCGACTTATTTTCTGTTGAAATGTGCAGTTGCAGGTGAGTTACTTAAGGAAAAACAACAATTCAAGTTTGGGATTCTGATGACAGTTCATCATTGCATGAATTTAGCCAAAGAATCAGATCAAAACAAGTGAAAGACGAgttaaaatgaagaagaaagaccaaagaatAAGGAACAAGTAGCTAAGTGTAAAGAAATTGGACTTCGTGAAAGTTTGGGTGAAAAGGGGAGCAAAAGAGTGCAACTTTCGGGAAAAATCACGCGCAACATCGTGTGTGCGATACTACTATAAAAGCTGCATCGCGCACGTGATGACCCATTTTTCTGGTTTTTTTATTTACGCATCTGATCCATTTTGAGCTCTTTTTAAGTGGAATTTCTACACTTTGATAAGGGTAACAAATTTTGGAGATCAAGACACAATTTTTACAGCATCAAGGGTCATTTTTAGGGCATTTGAATCCATTGGAGGCTATTACTTCAAGAGAATTCATATGCTATTTTCATCTATTGTTTTATTATTGTAATCTGAATTATGGATAGTTAAGCTCCTACAGGTTAGGTCATGTTATGATGAACTGATTTCAATATTGTTGGGTAATAtattgatttgactttgtatgaaccttttgatctataatTACATTCAATTGCTCATTGTTCTTAATACTTTGATGTGAGATACTCTTTTGAATTGATTTTGAACACATAGGAAATACTGACTATTAGTCTATGTGTTAGACCTAAGACAGTTGTTttacttacgctggttgaataaGAATAGGAGACCCAAAATAGTGGCATATGAAATTAACGTCTTATGCATCGCCTAATCCTGCTTACTCTGGTGGACTAGGAATAGGAAGCTTCAAGTAgtgattagtgagttatttcgCGAGGAATCGATTATAGCGACTTTGTTAATTTGATGTGGGGTTATAATGATAAGATGATTTATACATGACATCAAACACTAAAAATAGAGTAATAGGGGATTCTAAACACAACTTGGTCGCATTCGTAATTTTGTTTAAGCACCGATTTACTTTTTGCATTGCAAACTCGAACCCCCATTTACCATTTTCTACACATTTCACACATTTTGTCTTGTTAGAACGCAGTCCTTGTGGATTCGTTCTTTTTATTACCGCGACACTATCAACGCAACTGCTGAAAAGTCATTAGTGACCCTATTATGATAGAATTGATTCACATGTTTTGGCACTCAAGAAGAAAGTGAAACACAATTGAAGTTAGAAGAAAAGTTTAAATCCTCACCCTACACAATGCTCGttctatgatgttttgttttttCAGATTTTTATAGCGGGTAACTAATCTAGAAAGATAtgtaaaaaaaaacaataaatcAAACACTATATTTTGTGATTGTGTTTGATTTAATCAAATATCATATATTTGAGTTATAAAGTTGGAGAAGGGAACTAACAAGTTGGTAATGAAAACGTCCGAAGAATTTCTTACTTAAATTAGTTAAAATTACAAAATTTCGCGGGGACGATTTCGCGGTTGGTTTACAGTTGAAATTTACAATCCAGAGTTCATTCGTAATTTTCAATTTCAAACCAAGGAACATACAAATCGTAGTTTGTGTTCACCGTAATACTAATTCTCAAAAACTGAATCAAACTTGAAAATTTTCATCCACAATGGTTCTTCAATTCCACGAACACATAATCACAGAGCTTCTCGAAGACACCAATGGCGGTCTCGTCATTCTCTCTTCAGGTCTCTCTCTATCGAAACTCATTTCATCTCTTCTCCTTCTCCACTCCACTTCTCAGGGAACACTTCTCATTCTATCTCCTTCTTCCGCTACTCTCAAATCCAAAATCAATTTCCATCTCAAAACCCTAAACCCCCAATTCTACCAAGTCCCCGTCGAAATCACCGCCGACCTCCCCGTTAATCACCGTCACTCCCTCTACTCATCCGGCTCCGTCTGTTTCATTACCCCTAGAATCCTCATCGTTGATCTTCTCACTAATAAACTACCTGCCTCAATTATCTCCGGACTCATCATCCTCAACGCTCATTCCGTTTCGGAGACTTCCACTGAAGCTTTTATTGTTAGGATTTTTCGTTCTCTCAATCGAAGTGCGTTTGTTCGTGTTTTCTCCGATAGGCCACAAGCGATGGTTTCGGGTTTTGCGAAGGCGGAGAGAACTATGAAGTGTTTGCATATTCGTAAGCTGCATCTTTGGCCGAGATTTCAGGTTTATGTTTCGCAGGAGCTTGAGCAGGACCCGCCGGATGTTGTGGATATTAGGGTTCCGATGAGTAAGTACATGATGGGGATTCAGAAGGCTATTATTGAAGTTATGGGTGCGTGTTTGAAGGAGATGAGGAAGACGAATAAGGTTGATGTGGAGGATTTGACTGTGGAGAATGGGTTGTTCAAGTCGTTTGATGAGATTGTTAGGAGACAGTTGGATCCAATTTGGCATACTTTGGGGAAACAGACTAAGCAACTCGTCTCTGATCTCAAGACCTTGAGGAAATTGTTGGATTATCTAGTCAGGTTCTTTTGCTGTTTGTTCTTTCATTGCATTTGTATTCTATTTGATGTATCTTTAATGGTGCTTGCTGCTTATCAAGGTTTTAAACCACAGTCATTGTAATAGCTGCTTTGCAATTCTCCACAATGTGGAAATTTAGGGTCAAAAGCGGTTATAGGGACATTGAAAACGTCAATGTCATAGATTAGATTGCGGTTGCATGCCTTTTATTTAATTATTCATTTAGGCACTGATTGTTGTGTGCCATTTTCCTGATAGGTATGATGCGGTGACTTACTTGAAATATTTGGATACACTTAGAGTGTCGGAGAGTTTTCGATCTGTTTGGATTTTTGCAGAGGCGAGCTATAAGATATTTGACTATGCAAAGAAACGTGTTTATCATCTTGTGAGGTCAGATGGTATGAAATTGGACGAGTCTAGTAAAGGTGtcaaaaacaaaaagaaaaaagtcAAGGGGGATAACAAAGACACTGAAGAAGGTAATAACTTGTTATGTTTTCTTTGGTGCTTGGCATAGGTTGTGATTTTGTGACTTTGCTTAATTAAATGAAAAActaacatttaaaaaaaaataaaagaggCACAAAGGAAATGAGATGTGCCACTCCAAGCAGAGGAATGGCATTTTGTTTTTTCTGTTTAATTTTACTTAGGATGCTTGTGTGACAGCTGATGTCACTTCCTCAACCAGTTCAAATCATGGCATAGTTTTGGAGGAAGTCTTGGAAGAAGCACCAAAGTGGAAGGTCTTACGTGTGAGTCAGTGAGTTCCTATTCTAGAAAGTCTATGGGTTATCTTTGTTTTATTTGATTGGGTATTTGATTTGTGAGACACACACTAATTTGGTATTGTTTTGATTTGACAAATATTTTTCTCATTTATTTGGATTTTCAAAATAGGATGGTCTAAAGTGGGTTTTGGGAAAATAATTGAATTTGATAAATGTTTGATATTTGGGGATGAATCTTGGTTTGATCATATAGGATATTCTTGAAGAGGTAGAGGAGGAAAGACAAAAGCAAGGCATGTTGAGGGAAGAGGTTTTGGCTGAAGGTGAAGACACCAGCAATGGCATTGTATTAGTGGCATGTAAAGATGAAAGGTCGTGCTTGCAGCTCGAAGAATGCATCACCAACAGTTCGAAAAAGGTTGTCtttgtttatgtcattttatATAACAAAGCGCGATCCAAGTATAATTCCTCACTTGGTTCAATCAGTGACATTAGTTAATTTTGTATGGTCTAGTGGCTTATCAGCTTCATTGCACATAACCAAACTTATCCAGACCAATTCAATGCTGAAAAACTTAACAAGAGTTTGTTCTGATAGTTTTGAAGTATTATGAATTTATGAGGCAAGATAATAAGGAATTTGCACTCTTGCTGGCAATTTTGGATAATTAGTATAATAGAAGATTTTAGAGGCAGATTTGAATGCACAAATTCTGCAAATCAGTATTTTGCCTGTGAACATAggttttgtttcttttcattGAAGTGTGATGATTGCCATAGATTTTCAATTTTCTCACATTCATTTCTGTCGAATTCCATGTGAAGTGAAAGTATTTATGTAGAAgctcttttatttttatttttatttttattgccGATAGATTCCTTTGTTGCAGACTTGTTATATTCTTTAGTCAATACAAAGTGGAAATAACATAGTGGGACAAGTAATTGCTCTCTAATTTTTATGAAATTTGTGGATAGAAATAAAGCTTCTTTTACAATTGTATTAAAAGTTACTTGTTGTATATGTTTCTATTGTACATAGCTTATTACTTTACCCTTTTGTGATTATGATGGAAATTTGTTAGTCTCGGTTCCTTGATAATTTGTGCTGGTAGATAGTCTATAAGAGTAAGACACGAAAGGAACTGACTTTTATATCTTGTTTATTGTTTTTTTATCATTTCTGAAGGTCATGCGAGACGAATGGAAAAAGTACTTACTAAGCAAAGTACAGCTGCGAGATGTAGTGCATAAGAATAAGAAAAAGAAGTCAAAGGAGCCTAAGGGTTTTGGGATTCTTAATGGAGTCACTCCCATATCCCCTGCACAGAATACAGAAACCAGTGGCGTTAATAAGCAGGAGCATGATGCACTTATGGCGGCAGCTTCAAAACTGCGAAATCTTGCTGAAAATAATCATGTTGTCGAAGATACACCTCAGTCTAATATGGGGGGACATGTTCGGGGAAAAGGCAAGAGAAAGTTGGCAAATAGAAATGACCCAATCATTATTGATGGCTCTGGTGTTCAGAGTAATAATGAGGAAGTGACAAGTGGTAAAATTGGGATGCCTGATACAAAAAATGAAGCCCATATGGATGAAACTAGTCCTGTCAGTGCTGGTAGATTTTGTGAAACCAAACATGGGGGGATATCTGTAGATGACACGGTTCTTCGGAGGCATACCTGTCCTAATGCCATGGCAAAAGACGGGAAGCCACTACCACCAGTACATTTTTATGCCCTAGAAAGTGATCAGCCTATACTGGACATATTAAAGCCCTCTATAATAGTCGTTTACCATCCAGACATGACCTTTGTAAGAGAAATTGAAGTCTACAAAGCTGAGAATCCCTCAAAAAAGTTAAAGGTATATTTTATTTTCTATGAAGATTCAACTGAGGTGCAGAAGTTTGAAGCAAGTATACGTAGAGAGAATGGAGCATTTGAATCTTTGATCAGGCAAAAATCTATGATGATGATTCCAGTTGATCAGGTTTGTTTTACGATATTTGTTTTCCTCTTATGTTTTTCTTTTTGTTTCTGGTTGCTGCTTGGGTCCATTGTTCTGGTTATGGTTGCCTTCATTATAAGATTGTGAAGCGTGGGCATGGAAAGTGATCAGCCCATACTAATATAATCTTACATTGGTTTCCTCTCTTTTCTGACTGGTGCTTTTGGCCTGCTGTTTATTAGAGTGGGCATGGTTTAGGATTGAATTTTACCCCAGATTCAGATTTAAATACTGCCCAAAACTCAATAACTAGAAAAGCAGGGGGGAGAAAGGAGGTTGGTAAAGAAATGCAGGTTTGTGATATTTTCTTATCTAAGTTCTCTTTGATGTTTATCTATTCTATGCCTCACATACATGCCAGGGAGTTTATAGCTTGGGAATTTCAGGTCATTGTGGACATGCGAGAATTCATGAGCAGCCTTCCAAATATTCTTCATCAAAAGGGAATGCGCATAATTCCGGTAACCCTTGAAGTTGGTGACTATATCTTATCACCTTTAATTTGCGTGGAAAGAAAAAGTATTCAAGATCTCTTCCAGAGTTTCACATCAGGTCGTCTATACAATCAGGTGGACACAATGCTGCGATATTATAGGATACCTGTGCTCTTGATTGAGTTTTCACAGGATAAGAGCTTCTCATTTCAGGTACGCTGACCAGTTTACAGCTTTATCTTCTGCTATTATTGTCTTGTTACCATTAGCGGCATCAACGCCTGCCATTATATCTGGGATCGGCTGACCTGAGCATAATGTTTGAATTTCAGTATGATTTCTGTGCTGGTAGAAAGTTATTGTTTGTTCCTTTGCATTTAATAGAAATGATTACTCAAACATGATGCATCATACATGAATATATTTCTAATGTACTGTTAGGTTAGCATTTGTTTTGTGGAATAGCGAATGACATTTGACCTGTTGTGAATATCTTTTCCAGTCTGCCAGTGATATTGGTGATGATGTGACACCCAATAGCATTATATCAAAGTTGTCATTGCTTGCTCTACATTTTCCCCGGCTACGAATAATCTGGTCTCGAAGTTTGCATGCTACTTCTGAAATATTTGCTTCACTGAAGGCAAATCAAGATGAACCAGATGAAACAAAAGCAATGAGAGTGGGTGTCCCCTCAGAAGAAGGAATTGTGGAAAATGATGTGAGGTGAGTTTCTTTTTCATTGTTTAAACTTGTAAGGTAGTTCAATGCCACCAAGGATGGAATGAAAACGCAAGTTTATAGGAAGTTAATCTCATCTTGCATTTAAATTATTGTAATTGTATGAAACATTAATGAATTGTTTTCTCCCATAGTTTTAAAGCCATGTTGTTGCATCTCCTGTTTCCATGCTCAAGTGATATTGGTTTATGACATTGTTAGCGACAAATATTGATTTATGTAGGCTTTAGCCAATTTTTCCATAAATTAGAATTGCCATGTCTAAACAAGTACATTTCCTTGGCCATCAATATGCACGGGTTCTTGATAAACATTTGAATTGTAGATCTCAGAATCAGAGTCTTTCTACCAAAATGTGTCACTAATGAGTTTCTATGCACTGATTCATTTTCTGTTGTATTCACAGGGCTGAAAATTACAACACATCGGCTGTGGAGTTTCTAAGACGACTTCCAGGTGTTTCAGATTCTAATTATAGGGCCATAATGGACGGGTGTAAAAGTTTGGCAGAACTTGCACTTATTCCAGTAGAAAAGCTAGCTGAAATAATGGGTGGTCATAAGGCTGCTCAGACCCTTAGAGACTTTCTAGATGCTAAATATCCCACTTTGTTGTGAGGCAAGAAGACAACTCATTTAGCTCAATTCATGGGGTTTACCCTGTGTCCACTTTGAAACAACAATTTGTTGTATTGCTTCAGAAGTTCGAGAATGCAGTATGAAACACCGAACCAAATGAAGGCTTAGAAATGGTACTAACAAAGTATTTGGATTATGCATCATTATGTCATCACTGGGTCTATTATTTCTCACATTCATGTTCATCACTCCAATGTAATGTTTAAACCGCGCATCgtcattttttttttgttattatttattattattattattattattattattatttaattactTTTATATTACGTGTATATGCATTCTCACTGTTTCATTAAGATTTGTTTCTCTTAGTACTTCATCagtgtttatttatttatttatttttaaacttGATATTTGGTCTTGAGACTGATTAATTTAAGGAGAGCAAATTCACCGTCGAGTAGACGATTCACCATGATAGTAATTTTGactttttatttttatgaaatCACTGATGTAATAGACTCTGTATTAGAATAATACTGTCATAACAAAATCAAACCATATATTTAATGCACAAGATGAAAATACTATATATGAATGAATCAATCCATGATACAATCACAATAACAAAATAACAAACGATAATAATATCATCGCAATGCTGAAAAAAAAGTCAGACGGATCTCCTCTAAATCCCTCGGGTATCTGGGGTGTTTCAACATGTATCAGTTGGGTTTTTTTGACATTAGGAGGTGACACATGCCTCCTCCGAGAAGATGAAGGAGGTGGTGATGCATGAGCCCCTGAAGTTAACACCTTTGCATTAGCCAAATTAGAATCGACTGGTGCCTGCGAGGTTCAAGCTCCTTCCCTCCGAACTGATGCATCTTGCACAATTCTGCCATCCACAGACTAGATACGAAAAAGCATTTTTGGATTTCAGAAAATCAAAATATTGAACAAATCTAGAAGTGCATTTCCGTAATGTTCTCCAACTCAGAGAAGAACGGAAATGACAAAAATGTAATTGAATACAACATCCAAAAAATGCATTGATAATTTAAACTACCTATCAAACACATTTCTCATTTAAATAACATATGCAAAAATAATCCACAAACTAAACACGGAAAAACATTTTCGAAAAACCAAAATGTTGAATAAATTCGGAAATGCATTCCCGTAATATTTTCCAACTTAGAGAAGAACGAAAATGGCAGAAATACAGTTGAATCCAACATCCAAAAAAAATGCACCCATAACTTAAACTACCTATACATTGTTCATTTAAATAATATATCTAAACTATATATTACATAACTTAATGCTAAATGCATatagaaataaaaaaaatatagaGAAATAAACAACTTACCAAATGTGATTTCGATGTTGAGTTCTTTAATCAATTGAATGTTGATGGTAGAAGGTTGGACGTAAGTTTAATAAGTTTGAGAGTTTATGAGTTGAGAGAGTACGGGAGTTGATAGGTTTTGGGAGTTTGAAAAGTTGATTGGTTTTGAGATTTTGAAGAGTTTGAGAATTGAGAGAGTAAAAGAGAAACGAGGAGGAAAATGGTCTAACACAATGTTTGATTAAAAAAGTGTATGGAAATGTATCTTAGTAAGTTATACAAAGATATAATTCCATAGTATTTTTTGACCGTCTTAGCGTTTTACTAAAAAAAGAATATGAATGAGGGTGCGTTCGGAGATGCATTTTTAGATTCTTTTGAgtaattttgattttttattagAATGGAAGAACAATGCTTAGGGTGAGAAAAATAATTCTCTATATCTATGGATGGATAACTCGTCGGTTCGAGCTCAAAATTCTCAACTGATCGAAATTTTGAGTGATATTAGGATATCCATTTTTACCTATTATTTTTTCCTTCTATTTGTTTGGTTTCTAAGTTGGTCGTATGAATTTTTCGATTTTGTTTTATCTCATTTTAAGTTTCAATTTTAAAATGACAAATTTAAATAAAGTTTATTGAAAGATAAATAAACATGGTTGAAAAAAAAGCTCAACATGTGATTGAGATAATAACATTCCAATGAGAAAGTAGGTAGAAAAAATATTTAATGTAATATGATAGTCTTAGTGAGTAGCTCTCAATTCTATCTTCCAATGACTTTGTTGAGTATTCTGTCATTTGAAAACTGAGATAGCACAACACCATCCTCTTAtcatttttttttaatgtttGAAACAAgtttaattgttattttaattttgaCATGATTCTCTTTCTCTTATGCAATTTAAAGAGATATAATAAAAGAGTATTTTTATCAATTTGCAAATAGTTAGAACTTAGAAGTTGTGTTAACTAAACCCAAACTAAAGCTATATGAGCATGTGTAAGCAACGAGCTGGAATGCAAAGCTAGCTTAGTATTAAATGTCAATAAAGATGTGATGTGATGTCAATCATCTCATAGAGTTCATTTATATGAATTATATATGAAtcaaatatattaattattttaaaaaataagtTCTCTTTTATAAATTTGATAGAGGAAATAAACAATAGTAACATTCTTTCTTTTGAATGGTTTTTAATGTAATATTAATgattatttaatatttttaattatttataacaaaaaataataaatgaattcaaaataattaaacgtatttttgaaaaatacaaaTAGTGTCTTTAGAAAAAAAAACgtaaataatttttttttcttattgcgtgtatttatttttagtttttaaatagtttttttttaaaataatcactgaatattaaaaaaatttattttagTCCCTACAGTGAAAATCCATAGGAAAATTCGAACAAAACATGCAGATTTTAAATCCGCAGAAAAATTTGAAGGAAAATCCGCCGAAAACCTACAGATTTTCCTGCAGATTTTGTTTTCAAAGACTAAAATCAAAAATATTTAATATTCAGAGATTATTTCAAAAAAAACAGTTTAAAGTGTAAAGACGAGCTTCTCCAACACTATATTTTGACAAAAAAAAACTACATTATGGACATATCAAAAGGATGGGCAGAAATATAATGATGTGTGTAATCAAGACTTGGTTCATTGTCAAAGATGCACTTAGATTTACTTTGAGCTTGATCTTCATTTGATAGGTAAGTTATAATTCAAGTTATGATATACTATAGGTAGGGGTGacaaaatggatggattggatgaatatggattggatcgttaatggatggatcaaaacaatccattagtccattaacaatccactaaaagtttttgaaaattttaccctatacccctacaattgtacccatacccctacatttaaatttttttgaccaaaataccctcatataaata includes these proteins:
- the LOC127120569 gene encoding DNA repair endonuclease UVH1, with the protein product MVLQFHEHIITELLEDTNGGLVILSSGLSLSKLISSLLLLHSTSQGTLLILSPSSATLKSKINFHLKTLNPQFYQVPVEITADLPVNHRHSLYSSGSVCFITPRILIVDLLTNKLPASIISGLIILNAHSVSETSTEAFIVRIFRSLNRSAFVRVFSDRPQAMVSGFAKAERTMKCLHIRKLHLWPRFQVYVSQELEQDPPDVVDIRVPMSKYMMGIQKAIIEVMGACLKEMRKTNKVDVEDLTVENGLFKSFDEIVRRQLDPIWHTLGKQTKQLVSDLKTLRKLLDYLVRYDAVTYLKYLDTLRVSESFRSVWIFAEASYKIFDYAKKRVYHLVRSDGMKLDESSKGVKNKKKKVKGDNKDTEEADVTSSTSSNHGIVLEEVLEEAPKWKVLRDILEEVEEERQKQGMLREEVLAEGEDTSNGIVLVACKDERSCLQLEECITNSSKKVMRDEWKKYLLSKVQLRDVVHKNKKKKSKEPKGFGILNGVTPISPAQNTETSGVNKQEHDALMAAASKLRNLAENNHVVEDTPQSNMGGHVRGKGKRKLANRNDPIIIDGSGVQSNNEEVTSGKIGMPDTKNEAHMDETSPVSAGRFCETKHGGISVDDTVLRRHTCPNAMAKDGKPLPPVHFYALESDQPILDILKPSIIVVYHPDMTFVREIEVYKAENPSKKLKVYFIFYEDSTEVQKFEASIRRENGAFESLIRQKSMMMIPVDQSGHGLGLNFTPDSDLNTAQNSITRKAGGRKEVGKEMQVIVDMREFMSSLPNILHQKGMRIIPVTLEVGDYILSPLICVERKSIQDLFQSFTSGRLYNQVDTMLRYYRIPVLLIEFSQDKSFSFQSASDIGDDVTPNSIISKLSLLALHFPRLRIIWSRSLHATSEIFASLKANQDEPDETKAMRVGVPSEEGIVENDVRAENYNTSAVEFLRRLPGVSDSNYRAIMDGCKSLAELALIPVEKLAEIMGGHKAAQTLRDFLDAKYPTLL